The following nucleotide sequence is from Novipirellula artificiosorum.
CGTCGATGTGCCAGGCGTTCAGCTTGCCGCCGACGATCTGAGAGATGATCTGTTAAAAGTCTTTGGCGTTGCGGCGGAATCGCCAGATACCGCACCCACGCGCGTCGTTATTTCAATCGATGCGACGTAGCTTAAGCCGGAATCTTATCGCGTCTCCGCGAGTGAGACATCCATCAAAGTAATCGGTGCGGATCGACTCGGTGCTGGTACGAGATCGCAGGCGATCAAGTCGTTTGGCAATTGGGCTTGCGTGGCAAGGGAGACACGGCGATTTGGAACAGTGACAATTCCGTCAATCGCGAACAAGGAGGCAAATTGATTTCTCAAGCGATCGCCGAGCAATGGGAAATGGTGAAAGAGATCGACCAACGGAAAAAACCACCGGCGACGACGACTCGGTTCCTCGAGGGCTCCGAACTGATGAGCGAAGGAAGCTTAGAATTCCCCGAGGGAATCATGGTGGTCTTTTCGGATCATGGTGAAACCCAGCTCATGCAGGACGATTTCTACCATTCCAATCGCTATCCGCAGTACGGATACGGTGCCTACTATCATCTTGCGTTCTGGTCGTCGGGGCCGCATTTGCTGCAGGGATCCAAGCCAGCGAAAATTCACGATGTGCTAACGGAAGTTGCAGTAAACGGTGACTTAAGTTATGTGATCTTCAACGTTAGCAACGTGCGTGAACATGTGCTGGGAATTCAAGCTTCGATGGAAATGACGCGAAACCTCGACGAATGGAAGATCGAGACGTTTTGGGACCGTTTTGCACCATCGGTTTTGCATGATCCCTATCAAGAGCTACATGATTGTTTATTTGATCTCGGCCCCGGCCGAGCGTGTGTTGGTCAAACAATTGGGGGGGAGTCTCGGGGGAAACACCTCCGTTCGCAATCGTTCCGAATTCGTGTGGAAAGAAAGTGG
It contains:
- a CDS encoding glycosyl hydrolase 115 family protein — encoded protein: MAGDQVVWQLGLRGKGDTAIWNSDNSVNREQGGKLISQAIAEQWEMVKEIDQRKKPPATTTRFLEGSELMSEGSLEFPEGIMVVFSDHGETQLMQDDFYHSNRYPQYGYGAYYHLAFWSSGPHLLQGSKPAKIHDVLTEVAVNGDLSYVIFNVSNVREHVLGIQASMEMTRNLDEWKIETFWDRFAPSVLHDPYQELHDCLFDLGPGRACVGQTIGGESRGKHLRSQSFRIRVERKWLLSPRSRSGFFFCRVGAELHAVQS